The Paracholeplasma brassicae genome includes the window GTTTCCAATCGATTTTGCAATGGCAACAAACAACCCAAAGAACACAATTGCGGTTGCGTCATCGATTGCAACAACACTTAATAAATTCTCTGTCACTTCACCTTTGGCTTTGTACTGCTTGATTACCATAATGGTTGCCGCTGGTGCGGTAGCCGCCGCGATTGCTGAAAGTACTAAGGAGAACTTAAATTCAAACCCAAACAGGATTAAAAGGAAAAACACCATTAAAATTGCAAATAATGATTCAAAAATTGCAATGACCACCGGTAATTTCCCGACGCGTTTAAAGTAAGATAGCTGAAATTCAGTCCCAATTGAAAACGCAATAAACCCCAAAGCGATTTCTGCAATCACATGCATTTCTTCAAGGATGTCCTCAGGCACTAAATCAAAACCTGATAATGAGATCAATGGTCCAATTAATAGACCACCAAGTAAATAGCCTGTGACGTTGGGTAAATTAAACTTTTTTGCCAGCTTACCAAATAGTAAGCCAGTTATAATAACTAAAGACATGTACGCTAAAATCATTTGTGTTTAAACCCTCTAACGTAGTCAACAGGTATTGTAAACAATATCCCGGTGTTTGGTTCATCTAAGTTACCAACCACTTCTTCAATAATCTCTTCAACTCTTTCAACATTTTTTTCTGATGTTACCATCATCAACGTCTTATTGTCTTTCTTTGTATCTTTTAAAATTTGTCTTAATGAACCAAAAATATTGCTTAACGATTCATCGTTTGAACTAATAAGGCTTGTCGCCATTCCAGAGGAACTAAATACCGTTGCACCCGTTAAGTGCTCTTCAGCTAAACGCTTGAGTAAGCGATCTAGTTTTTCTGGTTTGTTTAAAATAAAAACAAGTAATTTCATAAACTCAACTCCTAACGATTTTTAATTATACGCTCATCTTGAAAAATTTCAATACTAAATTAGAAAAAACCGCTTTCTAACTAACGGTTTGTTTTAAATGATTCAATTCTTCCTCGAGTATTTTTACCCGTTTCATCAGTTCTTCTAAGGTTGGTTCTTGACTGATGACTTTTTTCCCATCTTTTTTGATTAGTCTTGCAGGATTGCCATAGACCACACTATTTTCATCTACGTCGTGTTTGACTACGGAATGTGCACCAATAATCGAGTTCTTTCCAATTGTAATGTTTCCGATGACACTGGAATTCGCATAAATCGTTACCCCATCTTCGATGTTCGGGTGTCTCTTACCATACGTTGTTACACCATTTGATCCTAGTGTAACCCCGTGGAATAACACCACGTTATTCCCAATAACCGCGGTTTGACCGATCACAACCGATGCCCCGTGATCGATAAATACACCTCGACCAATTTTTGCCTCAGGATGAATGTCGACGTTTGTAAAAAAACGGCCTAGATTAGAAATAAACCTTGCCAATCCTCTTAAACGAAGCAGACTGACTGCGTGGGCAAATCGGTAAAACATCAGCGCATGAATGCCTGGATAAGTTAGTAAAATACAAAACTTTGATGGCGCTGATGGGTCGTTTTTCTTTGCCATTCTAATATCCGCTCTTAAATGACTAAACCACATGATTAAATACCCCGGTCGATAAATAGCGTTCCCCTGTATCAGGTAGAATAACGATCGCACGTTTGCCGTGGTTCTCTTTTTTCTTTAACGCCATTACCGTTGCGTGCAGAGCAGCACCGGATGAAATTCCAACAAAGACCCCTTCGAGTTTTGCTACTAATCTAGTCATAATCATGGCGTCTTCATCACTCACCGTCATGATCTCATCAATGACGTCTCTTCTAAAAATCGGTGGTACAAATCCGGCACCGATGCCCTGAATCTTATGTGATCCACTTTGATTTCCAGACAAAACAGCTGAGTTTGAAGGCTCTACCGCAATCACTTTTACGTTTGGCAACTGTTCTTTTAATACCGTTCCAACCCCACTGATCGTGCCACCCGTACCGACACCTGCTAAAAATAAATCAAATTGCCCATCGGTATCTCTAATCACTTCAAGTGCGGTTGTTTTCTCATGCATTCTAACGTTCGCTTCATTATCAAACTGCTGAGCCATGACGTAACGTTTGTCTTGTTCCAGTTGATTATTACAATAAGCTATCGCGCCTTTCATTCCGTCCTTCATATCCGTTAAAACGACCGTTGCACCAAACGCTTCGATAATTTGAATGCGCTCTTTTGTTACTGAACTTGGCATCACAATGGTTAATCGATAGCCACGTTGTGCACAGACAAAAGCTAGTCCCACGCCTGTGTTACCTGAGGTGGGTTCAATAATGATGGTATCTTCTTTAATTAAATCTTTTTCCTCTAAGTTTTCAATTAATGCCAAACCAAGTCGATCTTTCACACTTGATAATGGATTGAACCTTTCAACTTTGGCGATAATTTCGCCTTCGATGTTAAAATAATTGGCTAACTTGCAAAGCCTAACAAGTGGTGTATTTCCGATTAATTTCGTATAGTCCTCGTGTATTTTCATCAGATGACCTCATTTCACACCTATTTTATACAAATTCAAAATAAAACGCAAATAGATTCATCTTTTTTCCTTAGGATATCTCTTTTTGATGTTGTATAATAGATAAGAGGTGCTATTTATGACGATTAAACGATTTACACTTGGAGCTGTTCAATCAAACTGCTATATTCTACACATCAATAACAAAGCCTTAGTCATTGATCCTGGCTACGAATCTGATCTTGTGCTTAATTACTTAACTAATCATTCACTTGACGTCGAAATCATTTATATCACACACGGTCACTTTGATCACATCGGTGGCGTTAATCAATTAAAAACCATTTATCCAAATGCGAGCGTCTATGCCCCTTTATTAGACGCCGAATTGATGGATAAAGACTACGGCATTCAAACGATTGAGAAGGTCATGGTCGATTTTTATATCAAGGAAGCGGATTTTCAAGTTCTTCCTTTTTCACAAAAACCATTTAGAGTTCTTTATGTACCTGGTCACTCAAAAGGGTCTACTGCACTTTATGCACAAGGTATTTTATTTAGCGGTGACACGTTATTTCGAGGCAGCATTGGTAGAACCGATTTATATTTAGGCAATTTTGATGAATTAATCCATTCCATCAAAACTTCCTTTTATACCCTACCTGAGGACACCATTGTCTATCCTGGTCATGGGTTTCAAACAACCATCAATCAAGAAAAAAAATATAACCCTTTTGTTAGAGGGTAGTTACTAGAGGAAGTACCTATGAAAAAAATAGAGCGTTTTTTAAATTCAAATTATTATCTCATTCTCATTACACTTATCGGGTTTTTAACTTGGGTAATGAAGGATGATTATCAACAATATAACGAGTATGGTATGCTTTTACTCTTAATTCCAATGTCACTGATATTCATGTTGTTTGAAAACACCATGTATACGATGCCATTGTTTGCAACCCTACTCTACATCTACAACGTTCAAGGCATGAATCTTGAGACAATCAGTGGTTTTCACTTCGTCTATGTGTTGTTCTTCTTTTTAGTGATTGGTCCTATTGTCCACTTGATTCGGTTTAAACCAACGTTCAAAAAAGGCGCATTATTCCTTGCCTTCTTCTTATCTGCACTAGCGCAAATATTATCAATTTTCTATGTGAAGGTCACACCAACCTACCTACAAATCTCACTTTTCGGTTTCTTTTATTTGTTGCTTTATGTGTTTTTTGTGAGCACATCAAAACCATCTTTAGCGTATGTCATGAAAATCATGTTTTTCATGAGTTTACTCTTAAGTGGGGAGATTTTATTTAATATCTATCAAGGATTTCAATCCTACGGCATTGAAATTGGAATTAAAGAACGCATTAAATTAGGCATGAAAACGTCCTGGGGTCGTGGCGATTACGGTTGGGGCAATATCAATGACGTTGTTATCCACCTCGTTTTAATGATGCCTTCACAAGTGTATTATCTCCTCAAATACCCAAAACGCTTGGTTCTGTGGTTTTTCCCGCTACTAAGTAGTTTTACCATCTTCTTATCTGCTTCAAGAGGCGGCTATATTTCACTAGGTCTTTCCATCTTATGCTTCGCAGTCATACTCATTCGCTACGGTAAGAGACACACCTATTACAACGGATTGATCGCTCTTGTTGTCACAAGCCTAATTCTAATTAAATTTCCTGTGCTTGTTGAGACCGCTGTTGAGGTCTTTATGCAAGGTGGTCTTGATGATTTAGATCAGTTCTCCTCTTCAAGAATCACATTATACAAGCACGCTGTTGAATTATTCAAACAGTACCCGATTTTTGGTGCTGGTTGGGAATCAATGACCGACATTGGTAATCCAAATCGAATTCAAGTCTTTCATTCAACGTTGTTTCACACCATGGCGGTCATGGGAAGCTTTGGTTTAATCGCACTAGTTGTCTATTTCTATCAAACTTACCGATTAATGATTGAAAAAAGAAAATTTGAAGTCCTCTTTATTATAATTGGTGTAACTGTGACACAAATTCATGGCTTAATTGATAATACACAGTTCATGCTTGTTTACACATTCATCACGATCATATTAATGGTCTCAATCGAAAATAACACCCAAATAGAAACAAAAACCGTGCCTATCCTGAATTAATCAGAAGGCACGGTTTTTCTTTATTTTAATTTTAAAACTACGACTGTTTCATTTTCTACGGTACGATAAAACATTTTTACTGGTTGGACACTTTCAACCTCATAGACTTCTTTTAGATACATCAAATCTCTTGAAAGTGATTTAAGATCACAAGAAGCGTAGA containing:
- a CDS encoding MBL fold metallo-hydrolase, whose amino-acid sequence is MTIKRFTLGAVQSNCYILHINNKALVIDPGYESDLVLNYLTNHSLDVEIIYITHGHFDHIGGVNQLKTIYPNASVYAPLLDAELMDKDYGIQTIEKVMVDFYIKEADFQVLPFSQKPFRVLYVPGHSKGSTALYAQGILFSGDTLFRGSIGRTDLYLGNFDELIHSIKTSFYTLPEDTIVYPGHGFQTTINQEKKYNPFVRG
- the cysK gene encoding cysteine synthase A — its product is MMKIHEDYTKLIGNTPLVRLCKLANYFNIEGEIIAKVERFNPLSSVKDRLGLALIENLEEKDLIKEDTIIIEPTSGNTGVGLAFVCAQRGYRLTIVMPSSVTKERIQIIEAFGATVVLTDMKDGMKGAIAYCNNQLEQDKRYVMAQQFDNEANVRMHEKTTALEVIRDTDGQFDLFLAGVGTGGTISGVGTVLKEQLPNVKVIAVEPSNSAVLSGNQSGSHKIQGIGAGFVPPIFRRDVIDEIMTVSDEDAMIMTRLVAKLEGVFVGISSGAALHATVMALKKKENHGKRAIVILPDTGERYLSTGVFNHVV
- a CDS encoding P-II family nitrogen regulator, coding for MKLLVFILNKPEKLDRLLKRLAEEHLTGATVFSSSGMATSLISSNDESLSNIFGSLRQILKDTKKDNKTLMMVTSEKNVERVEEIIEEVVGNLDEPNTGILFTIPVDYVRGFKHK
- the epsC gene encoding serine O-acetyltransferase EpsC yields the protein MWFSHLRADIRMAKKNDPSAPSKFCILLTYPGIHALMFYRFAHAVSLLRLRGLARFISNLGRFFTNVDIHPEAKIGRGVFIDHGASVVIGQTAVIGNNVVLFHGVTLGSNGVTTYGKRHPNIEDGVTIYANSSVIGNITIGKNSIIGAHSVVKHDVDENSVVYGNPARLIKKDGKKVISQEPTLEELMKRVKILEEELNHLKQTVS
- a CDS encoding O-antigen ligase family protein, which translates into the protein MKKIERFLNSNYYLILITLIGFLTWVMKDDYQQYNEYGMLLLLIPMSLIFMLFENTMYTMPLFATLLYIYNVQGMNLETISGFHFVYVLFFFLVIGPIVHLIRFKPTFKKGALFLAFFLSALAQILSIFYVKVTPTYLQISLFGFFYLLLYVFFVSTSKPSLAYVMKIMFFMSLLLSGEILFNIYQGFQSYGIEIGIKERIKLGMKTSWGRGDYGWGNINDVVIHLVLMMPSQVYYLLKYPKRLVLWFFPLLSSFTIFLSASRGGYISLGLSILCFAVILIRYGKRHTYYNGLIALVVTSLILIKFPVLVETAVEVFMQGGLDDLDQFSSSRITLYKHAVELFKQYPIFGAGWESMTDIGNPNRIQVFHSTLFHTMAVMGSFGLIALVVYFYQTYRLMIEKRKFEVLFIIIGVTVTQIHGLIDNTQFMLVYTFITIILMVSIENNTQIETKTVPILN